From the Suncus etruscus isolate mSunEtr1 chromosome 19, mSunEtr1.pri.cur, whole genome shotgun sequence genome, one window contains:
- the LOC125997295 gene encoding serine/threonine-protein phosphatase 2A 56 kDa regulatory subunit gamma isoform-like, producing MLTCSRAAGRMVVDAAGANGPFPPAALLHIRDVPPADQEKLFIQKLRQCCVLFDFVSDPLSDLKWKEVKRAALSEMVEYITHNRNVITEPIYPEVVHMFAVNMFRTLPPSSNPTGAEFDPEEDEPTLEAAWPHLQLVYEFFLRFLESPDFQPNIAKKYIDQKFVLQLLELFDSEDPRERDFLKTTLHRIYGKFLGLRAYIRKQINNIFYRFIYETEHHNGIAELLEILGSIINGFALPLKEEHKIFLLKVLLPLHKVKSLSVYHPQLAYCVVQFLEKDSTLTEPVVMALLKYWPKTHSPKEVMFLNELEEILDVIEPSEFVKIMEPLFRQLAKCVSSPHFQVAERALYYWNNEYIMSLISDNAAKILPIMFPSLYRNSKTHWNKTIHGLIYNALKLFMEMNQKLFDDCTQQFKAEKLKEKLKMKEREEAWVKIENLAKANPQQSKDLRKERPLARRKSEPPQDLHTKSALAAHGRSNELLSQDGR from the exons ATGTTGACATGTAGCAGAGCGGCCGGCAGGATGGTGGTGGACGCGGCGGGCGCCAACGGGCCCTTCCCGCCCGCGGCCCTGCTCCACATTCGCGATGTCCCTCCTGCTGATCAAGAGAAGCTTTTTATTCAGAAACTTCGTCAGTGTTGCGTCCTCTTCGACTTCGTCTCAGACCCACTCAGTGACCTAAAGTGGAAGGAGGTGAAGCGAGCTGCTCTCAGCGAGATGGTCGAGTACATCACTCATAACCGCAATGTGATCACAGAGCCCATCTACCCCGAAGTTGTCCACATGTTTGCAGTTAACATGTTCCGAACATTGCCACCGTCCTCCAATCCCACGGGAGCTGAATTTGACCCTGAGGAAGATGAGCCGACGTTAGAGGCTGCCTGGCCGCATCTCCAGCTTGTTTATGaatttttcttaagatttttaGAGTCTCCAGACTTCCAGCCTAATATAGCGAAGAAATATATCGATCAGAAGTTTGTACTGCAGCTTTTAGAGCTCTTTGACAGTGAAGATCCTCGAGAGAGAGATTTTCTCAAAACTACCCTCCACAGAATCTATGGAAAATTCTTAGGCTTAAGAGCTTacatcagaaaacaaataaataatatattttataggttTATTTATGAAACAGAGCATCACAACGGCATAGCGGAGTTATTGGAGATACTGGGAAGCATAATTAATGGATTCGCCTTACCGCTGAAAGAAGAGCACAAGATTTTCTTATTGAAGGTGTTATTGCCTTTGCACAAAGTGAAGTCCCTAAGCGTCTACCACCCCCAGTTGGCATACTGCGTGGTGCAGTTTCTGGAGAAGGACAGCACCCTCACGGAACCGGTGGTGATGGCTCTTCTCAAATACTGGCCAAAGACCCACAGCCCAAAGGAGGTGATGTTCCTCAACGAGCTGGAAGAGATCTTGGACGTCATTGAACCATCTGAGTTTGTCAAGATCATGGAGCCCCTGTTCCGTCAGTTGGCCAAGTGTGTCTCCAGTCCGCACTTCCAGGTGGCTGAGCGAGCACTGTATTACTGGAATAATGAGTACATCATGAGCCTCATCAGTGACAATGCCGCTAAGATCCTGCCCATCATGTTCCCGTCCCTGTACCGCAACTCCAAGACCCACTGGAACAAGACGATACACGGCCTGATCTACAATGCGCTGAAGCTCTTCATGGAGATGAACCAGAAGCTCTTTGACGACTGCACACAGCAGTTCAAAGCAGAGAAGCTCAAAGAGAAGCTAAAGATGAAAGAGCGGGAAGAAGCGTGGGTTAAAATAGAGAACCTGGCCAAAGCCAACCCCCAGCAGTCT AAAGACCTTCGGAAGGAGCGGCCCCTGGCACGCCGCAAGTCAGAGCCACCCCAGGACCTCCACACCAAGAGCGCCTTGGCGGCCCACGGCAGAAGCAACGAGCTCCTGTCCCAGGATGGGCGCTAG